The following are encoded together in the Planctobacterium marinum genome:
- the lapB gene encoding lipopolysaccharide assembly protein LapB, protein MLELLFLLLPVAAGYGWVMGRNSVRQQQRNTSQILSRHYFKGLNFLLSDQPDKAVDTLIKMVDINTGSIETHIAMGNFFRHRGEIDRAIKVHQNLVNKKEVTGKLQENALFELGRDYLLAGFLERAENAFLSLLSSKEYYLQAHQQLFNIYQSTKEWDRAIELAENMVNNHGDSDDLAKRIAHFYCEQAQISITQEDFKQAEKWLQRAVMSDEHSVRPWFLLAEIEQQQENYLQAFEYLRQVPQRDPVWVSEAIPALWLCAEKTENWQALREIIEVYSDQCATAYLAQVSLVKREKSTIEAADILLNKIQKSPSMKGFHKLLGLYLEQGKQTQEAQQSLKLLNELIEKQIAQRPKYRCHGCGFSGKKIHWLCPSCKTWGEMKPIKGLDGE, encoded by the coding sequence ATGCTGGAATTACTGTTTCTTTTGCTACCAGTAGCCGCTGGCTACGGATGGGTCATGGGCAGGAATAGCGTCAGACAACAACAACGCAATACTTCACAAATTCTATCTCGTCACTACTTTAAAGGGCTAAATTTTCTTTTGTCAGATCAGCCCGACAAAGCCGTTGATACCTTGATCAAAATGGTAGATATCAACACCGGCAGTATTGAAACTCATATTGCCATGGGGAACTTTTTCCGTCATCGCGGCGAAATTGATCGCGCCATTAAAGTCCATCAGAACCTGGTAAATAAGAAGGAAGTCACTGGAAAGCTGCAAGAAAACGCACTTTTTGAATTGGGAAGGGACTACCTATTGGCAGGTTTTCTGGAGAGGGCTGAAAACGCATTTCTCAGTTTATTGAGTTCTAAAGAATACTATCTACAGGCACATCAACAACTATTTAATATTTATCAATCTACCAAGGAGTGGGATAGAGCGATTGAGCTTGCTGAGAATATGGTTAACAACCATGGTGATAGTGATGACCTGGCAAAACGTATTGCCCACTTTTACTGCGAACAAGCTCAGATTTCAATCACTCAAGAAGATTTTAAGCAAGCAGAAAAATGGCTTCAAAGAGCGGTAATGTCTGACGAGCACAGTGTTCGCCCTTGGTTTTTATTGGCTGAGATTGAACAGCAACAAGAAAATTACTTGCAAGCGTTTGAATACCTTAGGCAAGTGCCACAGCGAGATCCCGTATGGGTGAGTGAGGCAATTCCTGCTTTGTGGCTGTGTGCCGAAAAAACTGAAAATTGGCAAGCTTTAAGAGAAATAATTGAAGTCTATTCAGATCAATGCGCAACGGCTTATCTGGCACAGGTTTCACTAGTGAAAAGAGAAAAATCAACAATTGAAGCCGCTGATATTTTACTCAACAAGATCCAGAAAAGCCCATCAATGAAAGGCTTTCACAAGTTATTAGGACTATATCTGGAACAGGGAAAACAAACACAAGAAGCGCAGCAAAGCTTGAAATTATTAAACGAATTAATAGAAAAGCAAATTGCCCAACGGCCGAAGTATCGTTGCCATGGCTGTGGCTTTTCAGGTAAAAAAATTCATTGGTTATGTCCTTCGTGTAAAACCTGGGGGGAAATGAAACCAATAAAAGGTTTGGATGGAGAATAA
- a CDS encoding lipopolysaccharide assembly protein LapA domain-containing protein, whose translation MALCLVVLLLALIVGSQNTQLTDFNYLIAKAPISVSALLGGSVLVGALIASMFWAAYVIKLKFMLRSQNKQFVKSINKKN comes from the coding sequence ATGGCATTGTGCTTGGTTGTATTATTGTTAGCCTTGATTGTTGGCTCTCAGAACACGCAACTTACAGATTTCAATTACCTCATTGCTAAAGCTCCGATATCCGTTAGTGCACTTTTGGGTGGCTCGGTTTTAGTCGGTGCACTGATCGCATCAATGTTCTGGGCAGCCTATGTGATCAAGCTGAAATTTATGCTCAGAAGTCAGAATAAACAATTTGTTAAATCGATAAACAAGAAAAACTGA